A stretch of Streptomyces vietnamensis DNA encodes these proteins:
- a CDS encoding pyridoxamine 5'-phosphate oxidase family protein, whose translation MGKTYEHIDGRLRAFIEEQPVFFTATAPLSGDGHVNLSPKGRKGTLVVLDELTLAYVDFGGSGAETIAHLREPGNGRITLMWTAFSGPPTVVRVHGTGEAVLRDDPRWGELFARFPAEAVEGQGSARAIVLVHARRVSDACGFAVPVMEYREDRSLHAEYFNRQTDEEFNAYCERKEHIGSSLDGLPALPLPLPPLPAE comes from the coding sequence ATGGGAAAAACGTATGAGCACATCGACGGGCGCCTTCGGGCCTTCATCGAGGAGCAGCCGGTGTTCTTCACCGCTACCGCTCCCCTCTCCGGCGACGGGCACGTCAACCTCTCCCCCAAGGGGCGCAAGGGCACGCTCGTCGTGCTCGACGAACTGACCCTCGCCTACGTCGACTTCGGCGGCAGCGGCGCCGAGACGATCGCGCATCTGCGGGAGCCGGGGAACGGGCGGATCACGCTGATGTGGACCGCGTTCTCCGGGCCGCCGACCGTCGTGCGGGTGCACGGGACCGGCGAGGCCGTGCTGCGGGACGATCCGCGGTGGGGCGAGCTGTTCGCACGGTTCCCGGCCGAGGCCGTCGAGGGGCAGGGCAGTGCGCGGGCGATCGTCCTCGTGCACGCGCGGCGGGTCAGCGACGCGTGCGGCTTCGCCGTACCGGTGATGGAGTACCGGGAGGACCGGTCGCTGCACGCCGAGTACTTCAACCGGCAGACGGACGAGGAGTTCAACGCGTACTGCGAGCGGAAGGAGCACATCGGCAGCAGCCTCGACGGGCTGCCCGCGCTGCCGCTCCCGCTGCCGCCGCTGCCCGCCGAATAG
- the argJ gene encoding bifunctional glutamate N-acetyltransferase/amino-acid acetyltransferase ArgJ, with the protein MSVTAAQGFTAAGIAAGIKSNGNPDLALVVNTGPRRAAAGVFTSNRVKAAPVLWSQQVLADGELTAVVLNSGGANACTGPQGFQDTHATAEKVAEVLNIGAGEVAVASTGLIGVLLPMDKLLPGVETAAAELSEHGGEKAAIAIKTTDTVHKTAVVTKDGWTVGGMAKGAGMLAPGLATMLVVLTTDADVDAKGLDAALRTATRLTFDRVDSDGCMSTNDTVLLLASGASGVTPAQDEFAEAVRTVCDDLARQLIGDAEGASKDIRIEVVNAATEDDAVEVGRSIARNNLLKCAIHGEDPNWGRVLSAIGTTSAAFEPDRLNVAINGVWVCKNGSVGEDRDLVDMRYREVTITADLAAGTESAVIWANDLTADYVHENSAYSS; encoded by the coding sequence GTGAGCGTCACCGCAGCGCAGGGATTCACGGCGGCGGGCATCGCCGCCGGGATCAAGTCGAACGGCAACCCGGACCTGGCCCTCGTGGTCAACACCGGGCCCCGCCGCGCCGCCGCGGGAGTCTTCACCTCCAACCGCGTCAAGGCCGCGCCGGTCCTCTGGTCCCAGCAGGTCCTCGCCGACGGCGAGCTGACCGCCGTCGTCCTCAACTCCGGCGGCGCCAACGCCTGCACCGGCCCGCAGGGCTTCCAGGACACCCACGCCACCGCCGAGAAGGTCGCCGAGGTCCTGAACATCGGCGCCGGCGAGGTCGCCGTCGCCTCCACCGGCCTCATCGGCGTCCTGCTCCCCATGGACAAGCTGCTCCCCGGCGTCGAGACGGCCGCCGCCGAACTCTCCGAGCACGGCGGCGAGAAGGCCGCCATCGCCATCAAGACCACCGACACCGTCCACAAGACCGCCGTGGTCACCAAGGACGGCTGGACGGTCGGCGGCATGGCCAAGGGCGCGGGCATGCTCGCCCCCGGCCTCGCCACCATGCTCGTCGTCCTCACCACTGACGCCGACGTCGACGCCAAGGGCCTCGACGCCGCCCTGCGGACCGCCACCCGGCTCACCTTCGACCGGGTCGACTCCGACGGCTGCATGTCCACCAACGACACCGTCCTCCTCCTCGCCTCCGGCGCCTCCGGCGTCACCCCCGCGCAGGACGAGTTCGCCGAGGCCGTCCGGACCGTCTGCGACGACCTCGCCCGCCAGCTCATCGGCGACGCCGAGGGCGCCAGCAAGGACATCCGCATCGAGGTGGTCAACGCCGCGACCGAGGACGACGCCGTCGAGGTGGGCCGCTCCATCGCCCGCAACAACCTCCTCAAGTGCGCCATCCACGGCGAGGACCCCAACTGGGGCCGGGTGCTCTCCGCCATCGGCACCACCTCCGCCGCCTTCGAGCCCGACCGGCTGAACGTCGCCATCAACGGCGTCTGGGTCTGCAAGAACGGCTCCGTCGGCGAGGACCGCGACCTGGTCGACATGCGGTACCGGGAGGTCACCATCACCGCCGACCTCGCCGCCGGCACGGAGTCCGCCGTCATCTGGGCGAACGACCTCACCGCCGATTACGTCCACGAGAACAGCGCGTACTCGTCATGA
- the argC gene encoding N-acetyl-gamma-glutamyl-phosphate reductase yields the protein MTVRVAVAGASGYAGGELLRLLVAHPHVEIGTLTGHSNAGQRLGALQPHLLPLADRVLAPTTAEELAGHDVVFLALPHGQSAAVAEQLGPDVLVVDMGADFRLKDPTDWETYYGSPHAGTWPYGLPELPGARAALEGSKRVAVPGCYPTAVSLALFPAYAEGLAEPEAVIVAASGTSGAGKAAKPHLLGSEVMGNMSPYGVGGGHRHTPEMIQNLSGPAGERVTVSFTPTLAPMPRGILATCTATAKPGVTAETVRAAYEKAYADEPFVHLLPEGQWPATASVYGSNAVQVQVAYDANANRIIAISAIDNLTKGTAGGAVQSMNIALGLPETTGLSTIGVAP from the coding sequence ATGACGGTACGAGTAGCAGTGGCGGGTGCGAGCGGATACGCGGGCGGAGAGCTCCTGCGTCTCCTCGTCGCCCACCCCCACGTGGAGATCGGGACACTGACCGGCCACTCCAACGCCGGCCAGCGACTCGGGGCCCTCCAGCCCCACCTGCTCCCGCTCGCCGACCGCGTCCTCGCGCCCACCACCGCCGAGGAGCTCGCCGGACACGACGTGGTCTTCCTCGCGCTGCCGCACGGCCAGTCCGCCGCCGTCGCCGAGCAGCTCGGGCCCGACGTCCTCGTCGTCGACATGGGCGCCGACTTCCGCCTCAAGGACCCGACCGACTGGGAGACGTACTACGGCTCCCCGCACGCCGGGACCTGGCCCTACGGCCTCCCCGAACTGCCGGGTGCCCGCGCCGCGCTCGAGGGGTCCAAGCGCGTCGCGGTCCCCGGCTGCTACCCGACCGCCGTCTCGCTCGCGCTCTTCCCGGCGTACGCGGAGGGGCTCGCCGAGCCCGAGGCCGTGATCGTCGCCGCCTCCGGCACCTCCGGCGCCGGCAAGGCCGCCAAGCCGCACCTCCTCGGCAGCGAGGTCATGGGCAACATGTCCCCCTACGGCGTCGGCGGCGGCCACCGCCACACGCCCGAGATGATCCAGAACCTCAGCGGACCGGCGGGGGAGCGGGTCACCGTCTCCTTCACGCCCACCCTGGCGCCGATGCCCCGCGGCATCCTCGCCACCTGCACGGCCACCGCGAAGCCCGGCGTCACCGCCGAGACCGTGCGGGCCGCGTACGAGAAGGCCTACGCGGACGAGCCCTTCGTCCACCTGCTCCCCGAGGGGCAGTGGCCGGCCACTGCGTCCGTCTACGGTTCCAACGCCGTTCAGGTGCAGGTCGCGTACGACGCCAACGCGAACCGGATCATCGCCATCAGCGCCATCGACAACCTCACCAAGGGCACCGCCGGCGGCGCGGTACAGAGCATGAACATCGCCCTCGGTCTCCCCGAGACCACCGGACTTTCCACGATTGGAGTCGCTCCGTGA
- the argB gene encoding acetylglutamate kinase, with translation MSNTARKHTALPKAQILIEALPWLTRHHGKTVVIKFGGNAMIDDDLKAAFAQDVVFLRHAGIKPVVVHGGGPQINRALDQAGLVSEFKAGLRVTTPEAMDVVRMVLAGQVQRELVGLLNQHGPFAVGMTGEDAHTITATKHQPVIEGERVDIGRVGEITAIETGAIEALLEDGRIPVISSIARSQDDGHVYNVNADTAAAALAAALGAETLMVLTDVEGLYEDWPNSDEVISRLTASQLEKLLPDLSSGMVPKMEGCLHAVRNGVTTARVIDGRVQHSILLEIFTDEGIGTMVVPDAQGAQNDARGAAQSDARGAQNDQGEK, from the coding sequence ATGAGCAACACAGCGCGGAAACACACCGCCCTCCCGAAGGCCCAGATCTTGATCGAGGCCCTGCCCTGGCTCACCCGCCACCACGGCAAGACCGTCGTCATCAAGTTCGGCGGCAACGCCATGATCGACGACGACCTCAAGGCCGCCTTCGCCCAGGACGTCGTCTTCCTGCGCCACGCCGGCATCAAGCCGGTCGTGGTGCACGGCGGCGGCCCCCAGATCAACCGCGCCCTCGACCAGGCGGGCCTGGTCAGCGAGTTCAAGGCCGGCCTCCGGGTCACCACCCCCGAGGCCATGGACGTCGTACGGATGGTCCTCGCCGGCCAGGTCCAGCGGGAGCTCGTCGGGCTGCTCAACCAGCACGGCCCCTTCGCCGTCGGAATGACCGGCGAGGACGCCCACACCATCACCGCCACCAAGCACCAGCCGGTCATCGAGGGCGAGCGGGTCGACATCGGCCGCGTCGGCGAGATCACCGCCATAGAGACCGGAGCCATCGAGGCGCTCCTGGAGGACGGCCGGATCCCCGTCATCTCCTCCATCGCCCGCTCCCAGGACGACGGACATGTCTACAACGTCAATGCTGATACGGCGGCTGCGGCACTCGCTGCGGCGCTGGGTGCCGAGACCCTGATGGTCCTGACCGACGTCGAGGGCCTCTACGAGGACTGGCCGAACAGCGACGAGGTCATCAGCAGGCTCACCGCGAGCCAGCTGGAGAAGCTGCTGCCCGACCTCTCCAGCGGCATGGTCCCCAAGATGGAGGGCTGCCTGCACGCCGTACGGAACGGGGTCACCACGGCCCGCGTCATCGACGGCCGGGTCCAGCACTCGATCCTGCTGGAGATCTTCACCGACGAGGGCATCGGCACGATGGTCGTGCCGGACGCCCAGGGCGCTCAGAACGACGCCCGGGGAGCCGCTCAGAGCGACGCCCGGGGAGCTCAGAACGATCAGGGGGAGAAATGA
- a CDS encoding arginine repressor — MTDAQENEHGGPSVPQTRTARHRRIVDILNRQPVRSQSQLAKLLADDGLSVTQATLSRDLDELGAVKIRNTGGELIYAVPSEGGFRTPQAPLGESAKEERMRRLSGELLISAEASANLVVLRTPPGAAQFLASAIDQAELHAILGTIAGDDTLLLISRDPVGGQALADHLLKLAQK; from the coding sequence ATGACCGACGCGCAGGAGAACGAGCACGGCGGGCCGTCCGTTCCGCAGACCCGCACCGCACGCCACCGCAGGATCGTCGACATCCTCAACCGGCAGCCGGTGCGCTCGCAGAGCCAGCTCGCCAAGCTCCTCGCGGACGACGGACTGAGCGTCACCCAGGCGACGCTCAGCCGCGACCTCGACGAGCTCGGCGCGGTGAAGATCCGCAACACCGGCGGCGAGCTGATCTACGCGGTGCCCAGCGAGGGCGGCTTCCGCACCCCGCAGGCGCCGCTCGGCGAGTCCGCCAAGGAGGAGCGCATGCGGCGCCTCTCCGGCGAGCTGCTGATCTCCGCCGAGGCCTCCGCCAACCTGGTGGTGCTGCGGACCCCGCCGGGCGCCGCCCAGTTCCTCGCGTCGGCCATCGACCAGGCCGAACTCCACGCCATCCTCGGCACGATCGCGGGTGACGACACCCTGCTGCTCATCAGCCGCGACCCGGTGGGCGGCCAGGCACTCGCCGACCACCTGCTGAAACTGGCCCAGAAGTAG
- a CDS encoding acetylornithine transaminase, whose amino-acid sequence MTGNTELTQRWQGSLMNNYGTPRLPLVRGEGAKVWDADGKEYLDFVGGIAVNALGHAHPAVVEAVSQQIASLGHVSNLFVAEPPVALAERLLGLFGRPGKVFFCNSGAEANEAAFKIGRLTGRSHMVAADGGFHGRTMGSLALTGQPGKQTPFLPLPGDVTHVPYGDVEALRAAVTEDTAFVIIEPVQGENGVVVPPAGYLKAAREITRATGTLLVLDEVQTGIGRCGHWFEHQAHEGVEPDVVTLAKGLGGGLPLGATVAFGEAAELFAPGHHGTTFGGNPVACAAGLAVLDTLAADAALDHVKAVGERLRQGIEGLGHPLVSHVRGAGLLLGIVLTGPLAPQVQQAAQDAGLLVNAPAPDVVRIMPPLVLTDADADAFLRALPGVLDEANGQGRTGE is encoded by the coding sequence ATGACCGGCAACACCGAGCTGACCCAGCGGTGGCAGGGCTCGCTCATGAACAACTACGGCACCCCCCGGCTGCCGCTCGTCCGCGGTGAGGGCGCCAAGGTCTGGGACGCCGACGGCAAGGAGTACCTGGACTTCGTCGGCGGCATCGCCGTCAACGCCCTCGGCCACGCCCACCCGGCGGTCGTCGAGGCCGTGTCGCAGCAGATCGCGTCCCTCGGCCACGTCTCCAACCTCTTCGTCGCCGAACCGCCCGTCGCGCTCGCCGAGCGGCTCCTGGGCCTCTTCGGCCGCCCCGGCAAGGTCTTCTTCTGCAACTCGGGCGCCGAGGCCAACGAAGCCGCGTTCAAGATCGGCCGGCTCACCGGCCGCTCCCACATGGTCGCCGCCGACGGCGGCTTCCACGGCCGGACCATGGGCTCCCTCGCCCTCACCGGCCAGCCCGGCAAGCAGACCCCCTTCCTGCCGCTCCCCGGCGACGTCACCCATGTCCCGTACGGGGACGTGGAGGCGCTGCGGGCCGCGGTCACCGAGGACACCGCCTTCGTCATCATCGAGCCCGTCCAGGGCGAGAACGGCGTCGTCGTCCCGCCCGCCGGCTACCTGAAGGCCGCCCGGGAGATCACCCGCGCCACCGGCACCCTCCTCGTCCTCGACGAGGTGCAGACCGGCATCGGCCGGTGCGGCCACTGGTTCGAGCACCAGGCCCACGAGGGCGTCGAACCGGACGTCGTGACCCTCGCCAAGGGCCTCGGCGGCGGCCTCCCGCTCGGCGCGACCGTCGCCTTCGGCGAGGCCGCGGAGCTCTTCGCCCCCGGCCACCACGGCACCACCTTCGGCGGCAACCCGGTCGCCTGTGCCGCCGGACTCGCCGTCCTGGACACCCTCGCCGCCGACGCGGCCCTCGACCACGTGAAGGCGGTCGGGGAGCGGCTGCGCCAGGGAATCGAGGGTCTGGGGCACCCGCTGGTCTCCCACGTCCGTGGTGCGGGCCTTCTGCTGGGTATCGTGCTCACCGGGCCCCTCGCACCCCAGGTGCAGCAGGCGGCCCAGGACGCCGGCCTCCTGGTGAACGCGCCCGCCCCCGATGTCGTACGGATCATGCCTCCGCTGGTCCTCACCGACGCCGATGCGGACGCCTTCCTCCGGGCGCTGCCCGGGGTCCTGGACGAGGCGAACGGGCAAGGACGAACCGGAGAATGA
- a CDS encoding L,D-transpeptidase family protein: protein MRTLLLLGAALLSSLGTAPAPVPLPERMADTGGGSQLITAEASDTGATTGTLTWWDRRGGRWVVAGSAPARFGANGLAEGSSRRQGTDTTPTGLYRLPYAFGVRDRPAGTRFPYARVTGRSWWCQDNASRAYNRWVEGLPRDCRAGEAEHLVSYPTQYAYALVIGFNYERPVRGRGAGIFLHVNGRGATAGCVSVPADAMRSVLAWADPARRPHIAVGTRGGPTAITRY from the coding sequence ATGCGTACTCTGCTTCTCCTCGGCGCCGCGCTGCTCTCCTCCCTGGGGACCGCCCCCGCGCCCGTACCGCTGCCCGAGCGGATGGCCGACACCGGCGGGGGCTCCCAGCTGATCACGGCCGAGGCTTCGGACACGGGCGCCACCACGGGGACGCTGACCTGGTGGGACCGGCGCGGCGGGCGGTGGGTCGTGGCGGGCTCCGCGCCCGCCCGGTTCGGGGCGAACGGGCTCGCCGAGGGGTCCTCGCGCCGGCAGGGCACGGACACCACGCCCACCGGGCTCTACCGGCTGCCGTACGCCTTCGGGGTGCGGGACAGGCCGGCCGGGACCCGCTTCCCGTACGCCCGGGTCACCGGACGTTCCTGGTGGTGCCAGGACAACGCCTCCCGCGCGTACAACCGCTGGGTCGAGGGGCTGCCCCGGGACTGCCGGGCCGGCGAGGCCGAGCACCTCGTCTCGTACCCCACGCAGTACGCGTACGCGCTCGTCATCGGCTTCAACTACGAGCGTCCGGTACGCGGGCGCGGGGCCGGGATCTTCCTGCACGTCAACGGGCGCGGGGCGACCGCCGGTTGCGTCTCCGTGCCGGCCGACGCGATGCGCTCGGTCCTCGCCTGGGCGGATCCCGCGCGCCGACCGCACATCGCCGTCGGAACGCGGGGCGGTCCGACGGCGATCACGCGGTATTGA